One Brassica napus cultivar Da-Ae chromosome A5, Da-Ae, whole genome shotgun sequence DNA window includes the following coding sequences:
- the LOC106453857 gene encoding uncharacterized protein LOC106453857, which produces MRCDNYCPRCGELEETVTHAFFECPPALQVWSLSSTPTSPDIFPVSSVYTNMDYLFWRKNSIIEPERDRDPYPWILWYIWKARNDKLFRGIDRDPLELVRHAESECHAWFDANEAVQLVLQPVVQANIPGIAQVIRLGNICLLDGSWTSSAHFSGCGWVWMDSVGNIQLMGTKNFTRRESALHSEVEALRWAMENMLQHSTCQNFGTDCKELIAMLKDPQDWPSFATELERIETLQICFPDFSIIHYSAAGGLTIEMVLIDYITMLRFIEKARNIEHRETKRNFGDGPKIVNKI; this is translated from the exons ATGAGGTGTGACAATTACTGTCCAAGATGCGGAGAATTAGAGGAAACTGTGACCCATGCATTTTTTGAATGTCCGCCAGCTCTTCAAGTCTGGTCATTATCATCGACTCCAACAAGCCCTGATATATTTCCGGTATCAAGTGTCTACACAAATATGGATTATCTGTTTTGGAGGAAGAATAGCATCATCGAGCCAGAAAGAGacagggatccttatccctggatattatggtacatttggaaggctagAAATGACAAACTCTTCAGAGGAATAGATAGAGATCCATTGGAGCTAGTTCGACACGCAGAGAGTGAATGTCATGCATGGTTTGATGCTAATGAAGCGGTGCAACTAGTGTTACAACCAGTGGTTCAAGCTAATATCCCTGGGATAGCCCAAGTCATACGTTTGGGTAATATATGCTtgctagatggatcttggacatctTCTGCTCACTTTAGCGGATGCGGCTGGGTATGGATGGACAGTGTTGGGAATATTCAACTTATGGGAACAAAGAATTTCACTCGACGTGAATCAGCTTTgcattcggaagtagaagcactgcgGTGGGCGATGGAAAATATGCTTCAACATTCAACATGCCAGAACTTTGGGACAGACTGCAAGGAGCTGATTGCAATGTTAAAGGACCCTCAAGattggccaagctttgcgacaGAATTGGAGAGAATAGAGACATTACAGATATGCTTTCCGGACTTCAGCATCATTCAT TATTCTGCTGCTGGTGGCCTAACTATTGAGATGGTTCTAATCGACTACATAAC gaTGTTAAGATTCATTGAAAAAGCCAGGAATATTGAACAtagagaaacaaaaagaaattttggtgATGGTCCTAAAATCGTGAATAAGATCTAA
- the LOC106451807 gene encoding DUF21 domain-containing protein At1g47330, giving the protein MRSDRSGVHKHVRPLITKRLLRLELYCRRTCYPKRRASLSLTCRTQMASSDTSCCGAAFWLDLVIIISLVAFAGLMAGLTLGLMSLGLVDLEVLIKSGRPQDRINAGKIFPVVKNQHLLLCTLLIGNSMAMEALPIFLDRIVPPLAAIVISVTLILVFGEIMPQAVCTRYGLKVGAIMAPLVRVLLVLFFPIAYPISKVLDWMLGKGHGVLLRRAELKTFVTFHGNEAGKGGDLTTDETSIITGALELTEKTAKDAMTPISNAFSLDLDSTLNLETLNTIMSVGHSRVPVYFRNPSHIIGLILVKNLLAVNARKEVPLRKMIMRKIPRVSETMPLYDILNEFQKGHSHIAVVYKDLDEHKGSPETSENDIERRKNKKTKDELFKDSCKKPKAQVEVSEKEVFKIETGDAKSGKSENGEEQQGKTTLTAAPAKKRHRGCSFCILDIENSPIPDFPPNEEVVGVITMEDVIEELLQEEILDETDEYVNIHNRIRVNMHASQENLPSVITSITQSSSGSTSPNRTSHMATPDSSPATKPLDNL; this is encoded by the exons ATGCGTTCTGATAGAAGTGGGGTCCATAAGCACGTCCGTCCTCTGATTACAAAACGTTTGTTGCGTCTTGAATTGTATTGTAGGCGCACTTGCTACCCGAAGAGAAGAGCGTCACTCTCTCTCACTTGCCGAACTCAGATGGCTTCGTCGGATACTTCGTGCTGCGGAGCCGCGTTCTGGTTGGACCTGGTGATCATCATATCTCTCGTCGCCTTCGCTGGGCTGATGGCAGGTCTAACCCTCGGTCTCATGTCTCTCGGATTAGTCGATCTCGAAGTTCTCATCAAATCCGGCCGTCCTCAAGATCGAATCAACGCCG GTAAGATATTTCCAGTGGTGAAGAATCAGCATCTGTTGCTCTGTACCCTTTTGATCGGAAACTCTATGGCTATGGAG GCTCTGCCAATATTCTTGGATAGAATTGTGCCTCCATTGGCTGCTATTGTTATCTCAGTCACTCTTATTCTTGTCTTTGGAGag ATAATGCCACAGGCTGTTTGCACTCGGTACGGGCTCAAGGTTGGAGCCATAATGGCTCCTTTAGTTCGTGTTCTTCTCGTTCTCTTCTTCCCTATTGCTTATCCTATCAGTAAG GTTCTTGATTGGATGTTGGGTAAGGGACATGGTGTTCTTTTACGGAGAGCTGAGCTCAAGACATTCGTGACATTCCATGGAAATGAG gctGGGAAAGGTGGAGATCTGACAACCGATGAGACTTCTATCATCACAGGTGCACTTGAATTGACAGAAAAGACAGCAAAAGATGCAATGACTCCCATTTCCAACGCGTTCTCCCTTGATCTTGATTCAACTCTTAATCT GGAAACTTTGAATACAATTATGTCAGTTGGTCATAGCAGAGTTCCAGTTTATTTCAGAAATCCATCGCATATAATTGGCCTCATTCTG GTTAAAAATCTCTTGGCAGTTAATGCAAGAAAAGAAGTTCCTCTGAGGAAAATGATCATGAGAAAGATTCCGCG TGTGTCTGAAACCATGCCGTTATATGATATCCTAAACGAGTTCCAGAAAGGCCACAGCCACATTGCAGTTGTCTATAAGGATCTTGACGAGCATAAAGGATCTCCAGAAACGAGCGAGAATGATATTGAGCGcagaaaaaacaagaaaactaaAGATGAGCTGTTTAAGGACAGTTGCAAGAAACCAAAAGCTCAGGTTGAAGTATCAGAGAAGGAAG TATTCAAAATTGAAACCGGAGATGCAAAATCCGGCAAGAGCGAGAACGGTGAGGAGCAGCAGGGGAAGACGACCCTCACGGCTGCTCCAGCTAAGAAGCGACATAGAGGCTGCTCGTTCTGCATTTTGGATATCGAGAACTCTCCTATACCTGATTTCCCTCCCAATGAAGAGGTTGTAGGCGTTATCACCATGGAGGACGTCATCGAAGAGCTTCTTCAG GAAGAGATCCTTGACGAAACCGATGAGTATGTGAACATCCACAACAGGATAAGAGTCAACATGCATGCTTCTCAGGAGAATCTACCGAGTGTGATAACCTCTATCACGCAGTCATCATCTGGTTCAACTAGTCCCAACCGAACATCTCATATGGCCACACCAGATTCGAGTCCTGCAACAAAGCCATTAGATAACCTGTAG
- the LOC125608915 gene encoding gamma carbonic anhydrase 2, mitochondrial-like yields the protein MGTLGRAIYTVGKWIRGSGQALDRVGSLLQGSHRFEEHLSRHRTLMNVFDKSPLVDKDVFVAPSASVLGDVQIGKGSSIWYGCVLRGDVNNISVGSGTNIQDNSLVHVAKTNLGGKVSPTTIGDNVTVGHSAVIHGCTVEDDAFVGMGATLLDGVVVEKHAMVAAGSIVKENTRIPSGEVWGGNPAKFMRKLTDEEIAYISKSAENYINLAHIHAAENSKSFDEIEVERALRKKYARKDEDYDSMLGIVRETPAELILPDNVLPEKTTTRVPTTHY from the exons ATGGGAACCCTAGGACGAGCAATTTACACAGTGGGAAAGTGGATCCGTGGCTCTGGCCAAGCTCTTGATCGTGTGGGTTCTCTTCTCCAAGGGAGCCACCGCTTCGAAGAACACC TATCGAGGCATCGGACGTTGATGAATGTGTTTGATAAATCTCCATTGGTGGATAAGGATGTGTTCGTGGCTCCAAGTGCCTCTGTTCTTGGTGACGTTCAAATCGGGAAAGGCTCCTCTATTTGGTATGGCTGTGTTCTTCGAGGTGACGTGAATAACATCAGTGTTGGATCCGGGACGAATATCCAAGATAATTCTCTTGTACATGTTGCAAAAACCAACCTTGGTGGGAAGGTTTCACCAACTACGATTGGGGACAACGTCACAGTAG GTCATAGTGCTGTCATACATGGGTGTACTGTTGAGGATGATGCATTTGTTGGTATGGGAGCTACACTACTCGATGGTGTGGTGGTTGAGAAGCATGCCATGGTTGCTGCTGGTTCTATTGTCAAAGAGAACACGCGAATTCCTTCTGGAGAG GTTTGGGGAGGGAATCCAGCAAAGTTTATGAGGAAGTTAACAGATGAAGAGATAGCATATATCTCAAAGTCAGCAGAGAACTACATCAATCTTGCACATATTCATGCCGCAGAGAATTCAAAGTCATTTGATGAGATCGAGGTTGAGAGAGCGCTTAGGAAGAAATATGCACGCAAGGATGAGGATTATGATTCAATGCTTGGGATTGTCCGTGAAACTCCAGCCGAGTTGATTCTTCCCGACAATGTCTTACCAGAAAAAACCACCACCAGGGTTCCAACTACTCACTACTGA